AAGATTGCCTTACGATTTGATCAAGCCAGACAGTCAATTACGCAACCTTTTGCGAAGCATCACGCAAAGAAAAATTGTGAGTttcagaaaagaaaaattaaaccgACTGAATTTGAGTTTTCTTATTCTGTTTCCTTGATTCACCTTTTTTCTCATCATTTTTCTCCTCCAGATTTTCACCAATTCCGATAGAATGCACGCAATTAAGGTCCTAAAAAGGTTAGGATTAGAAGACTGCTTCGATCAAATCATATGCTTTGAGACAATGAATCCAAATCTGTCCAAATCGACGAGCCCTGATGAGTTCCCTGTTCTTCTTAAACCTTCAATGGATGCCATAAAGATTGCTGTCCACGCTGCCGATGTCGACCCTCGCCGCACGGTATGCTGCCAAAAGCACAATTGTTTGTTATTTCCCATAGTTTGGATTGCTGGTTTTGTTTGATCAGTTTAATAATTTCCCTCTGTCAATGGGTCCTAAAACGCGCTCTGGTGTGTCGTTTATTGTGTTGTGAGAACAGCTGTTCCTGGACGATAACGCGCGCAATGTGGCAGCAGGGAAAGCTGTGGGGCTTCGTACTGTTCTGGTTGGGAAAACGGTGAAGAGCAAAGAAGCAGATTACGTGATGGAGAATGTAAACAAGCTGGCACAAGTAATTCCAGAAATTTGGGTGATTGGAAAGAACAATGGTGATCAAAGCATCAACCGCACCAGGAGTGAATTAGATTCCATCCTGGAAACCACGCCCGTTGGAGCCTAAACCACGTCCCAATCAAGACTTCTTCCTTCCATCGCGTACAATTGTAAATGAACCCAGTTCCAAACTCCATGTGGGTTCCATCCAATGTGCAGATGTGTTTATGTAAATGGTATgttcataaaataaaattagcAATTTTCCATCCGAAAATTGTTCCTGTGATCCTCAAGTAGTAATTTTCACATCAATAATGTTCATCGTCTCCCTTTTTCTATGGGCTTGCAATTCGAGAATCTTACCAATCTAGTGCTAGTGAGTCAGCTTAGGCAATAATTCAGAAACCAAGTCCACGTTTGTCCACCAATATGCGATGTCACCTAAAATGGTGTCATGAGATAACGATGTGCACCATATCACCTTCTCGACTAAGATGAAATCAGCTTTAATTAAGAAACATCAATAATTGGCTtcgagagaaaaaaaattaacttgTGTTGGAGAACATAATAATAGCGTGGCATTCATAAATGGCTGTCTCTTTCATTATTCTGTACTCATAATAATTAATCTAATATTTTAAAACAAAATTTATAATTGTTGTTAGGTGTCATTAATGATAAGACCCAGAACAATGGCATCACTAGGTGATTATAATATGTGTGAGATATTGGAGTTCCCTACTCCACATTGATACGGAAATGCGGTTGGCCAGCCTTACTTTATTAGTTGTTATTATTACGTATAGAGATAGCGATGTAAGGAGATATTGGATTGGATTGAAGTGGACGTACATATGAGCCACCACATCCTTCTAATTCTCAACTTCATAATAATTCATTACATTGCtaattaattagtaattatcaattagcttTGTTCGCACCGACATTCACTCTCCTTAAATAATGTAATAGCTTATATCACTAAATTTGGCTATAAACATTCTTCCTTATTTAATCATTGATTAACTGAATTCATTGTGTTAATCCAAGTCAATAGACCCAATAAGAGAGCCTAGCCCAATATCCGACACGATGCATACAGAAAAGAGAAATGAACGCCAAAAGCTGTTCAGAAAAGGAAGCAGCCATGGATTCAATTGCAAAACCCTGAAATATTCCAGCTTTAATTTCGAACCCAGCAGCGATTGTTTATTGTTCGTCATCTCATTAACAAATTTAAATTGTGTGTCTATAATTAAGTGGCATGCCCCATCGAATTTTTTAGGGGCATTTATCATGGTTTACCTCCATCCTTACGGAAAATTAATTCCCTTCAAGCGTTGAACTTACAGATTAAGGCTTATCAAGCGACTACTGCATGAATCCAATACTTAAATCAATTTATGGGATTTAGGCTATATTTGAAAGATTCTAAATTAAAAGATCTCACAAATCATATGCATGTATAATCCAATTATTTGAATGATTACTTCCCCAAATCTTAATGTAAAAGAAAATTGCACATACAGGGAGGGTTAGCTAGTAAAAGCCCTTCCGGATCTTGGCAATTCTAGACTTGGAAGGCTTTGGGGACTTACCCTCATAGATCGACTAGTATTTAGCCAACTGAGACAATCACTGAATCATCATGACTAGAAGCTCCATATTGATATTTATTGCCGGTGAATACTAATTGAACCATTTGAAAGGAATTTACCATACCAGCTTCATGGTACAAAAGGAATCGGTTCCCTTATATGTTCAAGTACTTAACTAGCAAGTTTTGCTTCTCTTGTAGCTTCTTAGAAAGGAACACAATTACACCAAACAACAGTAAAATAATCACATAAAATCACAGATCCATCACAAATCGTAAACTTGCTTCCCAGTGAACTTCACCTCAATTGGACTCGCATTCTTTCCGATTGACCTGAAATTATGGCCAACACCTTGACGCCCGGGGTTCACCTTCTCAGGATACACTCCATCCTTAGGATGCAAATATTGGACTTCCCCATTTGGGAACACCCTGTAAAACTGGTACTTAATCTTGTATTTGGACCTGAGTCTAGTCCCAAGAGCCAAGCACTGCTCTTTCCTAGCCAGCTTAAGCAAGTTAGGACCTTGCCTCATGATAGCTACACCACCAGTGGGCATTTCAAATATTTGTTCCTTGGGTGACTGCCaagtgatcacataaaactcctccACCTGAGCCTTCCTCAACAACCCACCAGTGCTGCCGCCAAAAATTGGCGATGGGGTATTTGGGTCCAATTCTGGTGGTGTAAAGCCCACCGGAGCCGCCTCAGTTTTTTCCTCTGCAGCAGTAGCCTTGATGGTTGTTTGAGGCTTGGAGTATTTTTGTGGCTTAGTAGCACTAGAAATTGAGAAAAAGGAGGGTTGTttctgttagaagaaagaatacaagtaatgaagaaaaggattgtgtatttgtctgtgtctcatttatagagatattacatctatttatacataaaaatatgaactaatttggacaagaataataattgctataattatgttacacaaatctcctataatcatgctaattgttgtaattatgctacacaaatctcctataatcatgctaattgctgtaattatgctaacacccccccccctcaaactcaaggtggtagcacaggtgccaacttgagtttgcttaagagatcctgaaagcgagcgggaggatgcgttttggtgaatatatcagcggtttggtAGCAGAGAGcgaggaatcaaacatatggtgccatgagcaacatgatgacgtacaaaatgacaatcaatttcgatgtgtttggtacgctcatgaaatacatcattatgagaaatctgtatggcacttctattatcgcaatgaagcattgtggcagaagaatgagtgacacccaaatcagttaataaccaccgtaaccaaagtaattcagatgtagcatcagcaagagcacgatattcagattctgtgctagaacgtgcaacaacaatttgctttttgctacgccaagagataagagaattacccaagaagaaacaataaccagttgtagagcgacgatctgtcagatcaccagcccaatcagcatcagagtagccagataatactagggaggaggtagcggaaaagtgcaaaccatgtgatgcatacattttgcataatcatttatcccaagcccggataaaggaggagggttacggtaggtgacaaccagcgtaaaaatttcgtcacaccctatgatatggattcaaatgatataaacgttggggcgtcctctactaacgacgcgctacatccggtgtagtgataaatatgcaagggtgtagggcgttcaccgaaagcgatgcgccatgccggcgcccgggtgtggtgttaagtgagcaatggttcccacatcatggacgggtgtgggtaaagaagttagtccataagacagataatagaacaaatagtggaacagaacacaagatagacatagaaaataatagaagatatcatagaaggagaccaattaggaaggagcaggataggaggaggatcagggttggtacttggaatgttggatcacttacaggaaaattaatggagcttgtggataccttggaaaggagaagggtgaatattgcttgcattcaggagactaaatgggtaggagagaaaagtaaggaagtgggtaattcagggtacaaattgtggtttaccggaaaggagagaaacaagaacggagtgggtataatcatagacaggacattgaaagatgtgaaaagagtaggagatagaattatactagtaaagctagtactagacggagaaacaataaatatagttagtgcttatgccccacaaataggactagacagtgagagtaaacaaaggttttgggaagatatggatgatttaatgcaaagcataccgaatgaagagaatgttttcattggtggagatttgaatggacatgtaggaagtgataggcaaggttatgagaatgtgcatggaggttttggttttggcagtcgaaatgaggagggaaaaagcatcatggattttgctatggcatacgacctaatactagcaaatacctactttataaaagagagtcacatttagtgactttcaaaagtgggcaa
The Hevea brasiliensis isolate MT/VB/25A 57/8 chromosome 15, ASM3005281v1, whole genome shotgun sequence genome window above contains:
- the LOC110673192 gene encoding photosystem I reaction center subunit II, chloroplastic, whose amino-acid sequence is MQRKVRANAAKIGVEKKRRGNAGINGHGGKRSEQEYREMEKQPSFFSISSATKPQKYSKPQTTIKATAAEEKTEAAPVGFTPPELDPNTPSPIFGGSTGGLLRKAQVEEFYVITWQSPKEQIFEMPTGGVAIMRQGPNLLKLARKEQCLALGTRLRSKYKIKYQFYRVFPNGEVQYLHPKDGVYPEKVNPGRQGVGHNFRSIGKNASPIEVKFTGKQVYDL
- the LOC110673153 gene encoding uncharacterized protein LOC110673153; this translates as MDSSTNFSSPFDCLIFDLDDTLYSSKLGIAEALRKNIDDFLVEKCGFPENKASRLRVELFKTYGSSLAGLRALGYDIDADDYHSFVHGRLPYDLIKPDSQLRNLLRSITQRKIIFTNSDRMHAIKVLKRLGLEDCFDQIICFETMNPNLSKSTSPDEFPVLLKPSMDAIKIAVHAADVDPRRTLFLDDNARNVAAGKAVGLRTVLVGKTVKSKEADYVMENVNKLAQVIPEIWVIGKNNGDQSINRTRSELDSILETTPVGA